The following coding sequences lie in one Stenotrophomonas rhizophila genomic window:
- a CDS encoding MdtB/MuxB family multidrug efflux RND transporter permease subunit: protein MNLSRPFIERPVATTLLMVALLLSGILAYRLLPVAALPQVDYPIIQVTTLYPGASPGVTTSAVTAPLERQLGQIPGLKQMSSTSSGGASVITLQFSLEVALGVAEQEVQAAINAADSFLPDDLPVPPVYRKVNPADTPILTLAVTSQGLSLPQVHDLVDTRMAQRLSQLPGVGLVSLAGGQRPAVRIQVNPSALAANGLSMASIRTAIGAANVNMPKGSFDGPTRAIMLDANDQMRSVAEYQALILAYKDGAPLRLGDVATIEDGAENRQLAAWSGTTPAVLINIQRQPGANVIAVVDQVRALLPQLQASLPKGVDVAVLSDRTESIRASIRGVQHELLIAIALVVMVTFVFLRNIPATIIPSIAVPLSLVGTFGVMLLAGFSLNNLTLMALTIATGFVVDDAIVMLENIARHLERGATPMQAALKGARQIGFTLISLTLSLIAVLIPLLFMADVVGKLFHEFAITLAVAIGISLLVSLTLTPMMCARLLKAGHATRRDADGQESAQQGDPFDRVVAIYDRQLHWVLQRQPLMLGATVATLLLTAALYVWVPKGFFPVQDAGLIQGISEAPQSISFQAMAQRQQALAAALLDDEDVASLSSFIGVDGNNATLNSGRLLIELKPHAQRDADAQAIIARLQQRVAHVPGITLYLQPVQELGIEDRISRTQYQFTLTSPDSDQLAQWTPRLLAHLQQSAALADVASDLQDQGLQAHVLIDRVAAARLGISVDAVADALYDAFGQRQISTIFTQANQYRVVLEARPDVAFGPDAIARLHVAGPEGKQVPLNGIARIEQRPAHLLINHVGQFPAVTFSFNLARGASLGEAVQAIEGARSAIGLPTGVELRLQGAADAFRASLSSTLWLVLAAVVVMYLVLGVLYESFIHPITILSTLPSATVGALLALLLSGRSLDLIAVIGIVLLIGLVKKNAIMMIDFALEAEREFGLGPHQAIHQAALLRFRPILMTTLAALFGAIPLMFASGSGAELRQPLGVVMVGGLIVSQVLTLFTTPVIYLFFDRFRRRPAERADDAAEAHA, encoded by the coding sequence ATGAACCTCTCGCGGCCCTTCATCGAGCGCCCGGTAGCCACCACGCTGCTGATGGTGGCGCTGCTGCTGTCCGGCATCCTGGCCTACCGGCTGCTGCCGGTGGCGGCGCTGCCGCAGGTGGACTACCCGATCATCCAGGTCACCACGCTGTACCCGGGCGCCAGCCCGGGGGTGACCACCAGTGCGGTGACTGCGCCGCTGGAGCGCCAGCTCGGCCAGATTCCCGGGCTGAAGCAGATGTCCTCCACCAGCTCGGGGGGCGCGTCGGTGATCACCCTGCAGTTTTCGCTGGAGGTGGCCCTGGGCGTAGCCGAGCAGGAAGTGCAGGCGGCCATCAATGCCGCCGACAGCTTCCTGCCCGACGACCTGCCGGTGCCGCCGGTGTACCGCAAGGTCAACCCGGCCGACACCCCGATCCTCACCCTGGCGGTGACCTCGCAGGGCCTGTCGCTGCCGCAGGTGCACGACCTGGTGGATACGCGCATGGCCCAGCGCCTGTCGCAGCTGCCGGGCGTGGGCCTGGTCAGCCTGGCCGGTGGGCAGCGCCCGGCGGTGCGCATCCAGGTGAATCCGTCGGCGCTGGCCGCCAACGGGCTGAGCATGGCCAGCATCCGCACCGCGATCGGCGCGGCCAACGTCAACATGCCCAAGGGCAGCTTCGACGGCCCCACCCGCGCGATCATGCTCGATGCCAACGACCAGATGCGCTCGGTGGCCGAATACCAGGCACTGATCCTGGCCTACAAGGACGGCGCGCCGCTGCGCCTGGGCGATGTGGCCACGATCGAAGACGGCGCGGAGAACCGCCAGCTGGCCGCGTGGTCGGGCACCACGCCGGCGGTGCTGATCAACATCCAGCGCCAGCCCGGTGCCAACGTGATCGCCGTGGTGGACCAGGTGCGGGCGCTGCTGCCGCAGCTGCAGGCGTCGCTGCCCAAGGGCGTGGACGTGGCGGTACTGAGCGACCGCACCGAATCGATCCGCGCCTCCATCCGCGGCGTGCAGCACGAACTGCTGATCGCCATCGCGCTGGTGGTGATGGTCACCTTCGTGTTCCTGCGCAACATTCCGGCCACGATCATTCCCAGCATCGCGGTGCCGCTGTCGCTGGTGGGCACCTTCGGGGTGATGCTGCTGGCGGGGTTCTCGCTCAACAACCTCACCCTGATGGCGCTCACCATCGCCACCGGCTTCGTGGTCGACGATGCGATCGTGATGCTGGAGAACATCGCCCGCCACCTGGAACGCGGCGCCACGCCGATGCAGGCGGCACTGAAGGGCGCCCGGCAGATCGGCTTCACCCTGATCTCGCTGACCCTGTCGCTGATCGCGGTGCTGATCCCGCTGCTGTTCATGGCCGACGTGGTGGGCAAGCTGTTCCACGAGTTCGCGATCACCCTGGCGGTGGCGATCGGCATCTCGCTGCTGGTGTCGCTGACGTTGACCCCGATGATGTGCGCGCGTCTGCTCAAGGCCGGGCATGCCACCCGCCGTGATGCTGACGGCCAGGAATCGGCGCAGCAGGGCGACCCGTTCGACCGCGTGGTGGCGATCTACGACCGCCAACTGCACTGGGTGCTGCAGCGCCAGCCGCTGATGCTGGGCGCCACCGTGGCCACCCTGCTGCTTACCGCCGCGCTGTACGTCTGGGTGCCCAAGGGCTTCTTCCCGGTGCAGGACGCCGGCCTGATCCAGGGCATCAGCGAAGCGCCGCAGTCGATCTCGTTCCAGGCCATGGCACAGCGCCAGCAGGCGCTTGCCGCGGCGCTGCTGGACGATGAGGACGTGGCCAGCCTGTCCTCGTTCATCGGCGTGGACGGCAACAACGCCACGCTCAACAGTGGCCGGCTGCTGATCGAGCTGAAACCGCATGCGCAGCGCGATGCCGACGCGCAGGCGATCATCGCGCGGCTGCAGCAGCGCGTGGCGCACGTGCCCGGCATCACGCTGTACCTGCAGCCGGTGCAGGAACTGGGCATCGAGGACCGGATCAGCCGCACCCAGTACCAGTTCACCCTGACCAGCCCCGACAGCGACCAGCTCGCGCAGTGGACGCCCCGGTTGCTGGCCCACCTGCAGCAGTCCGCAGCCCTGGCCGACGTGGCCAGCGACCTGCAGGACCAGGGCCTGCAGGCACACGTGCTGATCGACCGGGTGGCCGCCGCGCGCCTGGGCATCAGCGTGGACGCAGTGGCCGATGCGCTGTACGACGCGTTCGGCCAGCGCCAGATCTCCACCATCTTCACCCAGGCCAATCAGTACCGCGTGGTGCTGGAAGCGCGCCCGGACGTGGCCTTCGGGCCGGACGCCATCGCGCGCCTGCACGTGGCCGGGCCGGAGGGCAAACAGGTGCCGTTGAATGGCATCGCGCGCATCGAGCAGCGCCCGGCGCACCTGTTGATCAACCACGTGGGCCAGTTCCCGGCGGTAACGTTCTCGTTCAACCTGGCACGCGGCGCGTCGCTGGGCGAAGCGGTGCAGGCCATTGAAGGCGCGCGTTCGGCGATCGGCCTGCCCACCGGGGTGGAGCTGCGCCTGCAGGGCGCGGCCGATGCGTTCCGCGCCTCACTGTCGAGCACGCTGTGGCTGGTGCTGGCCGCGGTGGTGGTGATGTACCTGGTGCTGGGCGTGCTGTATGAGAGTTTCATCCACCCCATCACCATCCTCTCCACCCTGCCCTCGGCCACGGTGGGCGCGCTGCTGGCGCTGCTGCTGAGCGGGCGCAGCCTGGACCTGATTGCGGTGATCGGCATCGTGCTGCTGATCGGGCTGGTGAAGAAGAACGCGATCATGATGATCGACTTCGCGCTGGAGGCCGAGCGTGAGTTCGGCCTGGGCCCGCACCAGGCGATCCACCAGGCCGCGCTGCTGCGCTTCCGTCCGATCCTGATGACCACCCTGGCCGCGCTGTTCGGCGCCATTCCGTTGATGTTCGCCAGCGGCTCGGGCGCGGAACTGCGGCAGCCGCTGGGCGTGGTGATGGTGGGCGGGCTGATCGTCAGCCAGGTGCTCACTCTGTTCACCACGCCGGTGATCTACCTGTTCTTCGACCGCTTCCGCCGGCGCCCGGCCGAACGTGCCGACGACGCGGCCGAGGCCCACGCGTGA
- a CDS encoding MdtA/MuxA family multidrug efflux RND transporter periplasmic adaptor subunit, which produces MSAPLPSRSRRLFKPLLVVAVLAAAVIAWRVLSPAPAAEAAPASTATPVRVATVVREDLVVRLKALGTVTPLHTVSLRSRVDGELLRLSFREGEHVKAGDLIAEIDPRPYQVALARALGTQQQNLAELDNAQTQLNRYSELQAKHFVSAQDLSDQQSKVRQLQGRRQTDQAAVDEARLQLQYTRITAPVAGRMGLRNVDVGNLVRSGDTEPLATITQTTPISVLFTVPEPDLPAVVAAVRAAPDLTVEAWDREERQALGSGVLSSLDNRIDTATGTLKLRAQFANADEALFPNQFVNIRLQVSSADAVVIPNAAVQFGSKGSYVYVIAPDNTSHLRNVVLGPADGERVSVREGLKAGERVVVEGIDGLREGAPVEVVPTPGTQVDAPRTGA; this is translated from the coding sequence ATGTCTGCCCCGCTCCCCTCGCGTTCCCGTCGTCTGTTCAAACCGCTGTTGGTCGTGGCCGTGCTGGCCGCCGCCGTGATCGCCTGGCGCGTGTTGTCGCCCGCGCCGGCCGCCGAAGCCGCACCCGCGAGCACCGCAACGCCGGTGCGCGTGGCCACGGTGGTGCGCGAAGACCTGGTGGTGCGCCTGAAGGCGCTGGGCACGGTGACGCCGTTGCATACCGTGAGCCTGCGCAGCCGCGTGGACGGCGAACTGCTGCGGCTGTCGTTCCGCGAGGGCGAGCACGTCAAGGCCGGCGACCTGATCGCTGAGATCGACCCGCGCCCCTACCAGGTGGCGTTGGCGCGTGCGCTGGGCACCCAGCAGCAGAACCTGGCCGAACTGGACAACGCGCAGACCCAGCTCAACCGCTACAGCGAACTGCAGGCCAAGCACTTCGTGTCGGCCCAGGACCTGAGCGACCAGCAGAGCAAGGTGCGCCAGCTGCAGGGCCGGCGCCAGACCGACCAGGCTGCGGTGGATGAAGCACGCTTGCAGTTGCAGTACACCCGCATCACCGCGCCGGTGGCCGGGCGCATGGGCCTGCGCAACGTGGACGTGGGCAACCTGGTGCGCAGTGGCGATACCGAGCCGCTGGCCACCATCACCCAGACCACACCGATCAGCGTGCTGTTCACCGTGCCCGAGCCGGACCTGCCGGCGGTGGTGGCCGCCGTGCGCGCCGCGCCCGACCTCACGGTGGAAGCATGGGATCGCGAAGAGCGCCAGGCACTCGGCAGCGGCGTGCTGTCCAGCCTGGACAACCGTATCGACACCGCCACCGGCACGCTGAAGCTGCGCGCGCAGTTCGCCAATGCCGACGAGGCGCTGTTCCCCAACCAGTTCGTCAACATCCGCCTGCAGGTCAGCAGTGCCGATGCGGTGGTGATTCCCAACGCCGCCGTGCAGTTCGGCAGCAAGGGCAGCTATGTGTATGTGATTGCCCCGGACAACACCTCGCACCTGCGCAACGTGGTGCTGGGCCCGGCTGATGGCGAGCGCGTCTCGGTGCGCGAAGGCCTCAAGGCCGGCGAGCGGGTGGTGGTGGAAGGCATCGACGGCCTGCGCGAAGGTGCGCCGGTGGAGGTGGTGCCCACGCCGGGCACGCAGGTGGACGCGCCGCGGACCGGCGCATGA
- a CDS encoding trimeric intracellular cation channel family protein, producing the protein MLLSLIYLIAISAEAMTGALSAGRRRMDLFGVVIIACVTALGGGSLRDIVLGHYPLGWVKHPEYLGFTICAALIATWVARWMHHFRRTFLVLDGLGLICFTLIGCAVARDAGHAAPIVLISGMLTGAFGGVLRDVLCNEVPLIFQKELYAVITLFTGAAYLGLLELGVSINAATLWCLGGGFLLRLLAIHFKWEMPKFVYRDEVH; encoded by the coding sequence ATGCTGCTCTCCCTGATCTACCTCATCGCCATTTCCGCCGAAGCCATGACCGGCGCGCTGTCCGCCGGACGGCGGCGCATGGACCTGTTCGGCGTGGTCATCATTGCCTGCGTCACCGCGCTGGGCGGTGGCTCGCTGCGCGACATCGTGCTGGGCCACTACCCGCTGGGCTGGGTGAAGCACCCCGAGTACCTGGGCTTCACCATCTGCGCGGCGTTGATCGCCACCTGGGTGGCGCGCTGGATGCACCACTTCCGCCGCACCTTCCTGGTGCTGGATGGGCTGGGGCTGATCTGCTTCACCCTCATCGGCTGCGCGGTGGCGCGCGATGCCGGCCACGCCGCGCCGATCGTGCTGATCTCGGGCATGTTGACCGGTGCCTTCGGCGGCGTGCTGCGCGACGTGCTGTGCAACGAGGTCCCGCTGATCTTCCAGAAGGAACTGTATGCGGTGATCACGCTGTTCACCGGTGCGGCCTACCTGGGCCTGCTGGAGCTGGGCGTGTCGATCAACGCGGCCACGCTGTGGTGCCTGGGCGGCGGCTTCCTGCTGCGCCTGCTGGCGATCCACTTCAAATGGGAAATGCCCAAGTTCGTCTACCGCGACGAGGTGCATTGA
- a CDS encoding GIY-YIG nuclease family protein, translating into MPAEPAPWYVYLLECRNGSYYAGISNDVDARFQAHLAGRGAKYTRAHPPVKLLAMRAYPDRATASKAEWQLKRQPRARKLAWLQATP; encoded by the coding sequence ATGCCCGCTGAACCCGCCCCCTGGTATGTGTACCTGCTGGAATGCCGCAACGGCAGTTATTACGCCGGCATCAGCAACGACGTGGACGCCCGCTTCCAGGCCCATCTGGCCGGCAGGGGCGCCAAGTACACCCGCGCCCACCCGCCGGTGAAGCTGCTGGCCATGCGCGCCTACCCGGACCGTGCGACCGCCTCCAAGGCCGAATGGCAGCTCAAGCGCCAGCCGCGGGCGCGCAAGCTGGCGTGGCTGCAGGCCACCCCGTAG
- a CDS encoding nuclear transport factor 2 family protein: MTPLALLLALAGATTPAAPAIDPATRAAIEATCLDYVDGQLEGDPARVARSLHPDLAKRAILGDTPDERLGLRRMSKEELVELTRQGALKTPKAQWNRSCKVLDVTGNAASVRLETPWFVDYFHMGRFGERWVIVNALWYSKPKGA; this comes from the coding sequence ATGACCCCGCTTGCCCTGTTGCTCGCCCTTGCCGGCGCTACTACACCTGCCGCCCCCGCCATCGATCCCGCCACGCGTGCCGCGATCGAAGCCACCTGCCTGGACTACGTGGACGGTCAGCTCGAGGGCGATCCGGCCCGCGTGGCACGCTCGCTGCACCCGGACCTGGCCAAACGCGCGATCCTGGGTGACACCCCGGACGAGCGCCTCGGCCTGCGCCGGATGTCGAAGGAAGAGCTGGTGGAGCTCACCCGGCAGGGCGCGTTGAAAACCCCGAAGGCGCAGTGGAACCGCAGCTGCAAGGTGCTCGACGTCACCGGCAACGCCGCCTCGGTGCGATTGGAAACACCGTGGTTCGTGGACTACTTCCACATGGGTCGGTTCGGGGAGCGCTGGGTCATCGTCAATGCGCTGTGGTACAGCAAGCCGAAGGGGGCGTGA
- a CDS encoding DUF2004 domain-containing protein yields the protein MTDTTAQRQAQALAAIQQAVGTEAGEDGVDLFADHHRDALPASYWQQHLGDVAPTSAAIIGLLEFKSAWGENESEYFDFTLPGDVTNYVVSVHFDEAGEVDTIAMES from the coding sequence ATGACCGATACAACCGCACAACGACAGGCGCAGGCACTGGCCGCCATCCAGCAGGCCGTGGGCACCGAAGCCGGCGAAGACGGCGTGGATCTGTTCGCTGACCATCACCGCGACGCGCTGCCGGCCAGCTATTGGCAGCAGCACCTCGGCGATGTTGCGCCGACGTCGGCCGCCATCATCGGCCTGCTGGAATTCAAGTCGGCCTGGGGCGAAAACGAGAGCGAGTATTTCGATTTCACCCTGCCGGGCGACGTCACCAACTACGTGGTGTCGGTGCACTTCGATGAAGCCGGCGAGGTCGACACGATCGCGATGGAAAGCTGA
- a CDS encoding NAD(P)/FAD-dependent oxidoreductase encodes MTRDTLPHLVIIGGGFAGLWATRALASARVRITLVDRRNHHLFQPLLYQVATAGLSAPDIAAPLRHILGDQRNVEVRLGEVTSIDKQARQITLADGSALGYDTLMLCTGATHAYFGHDEWAADAPGLKTLDDAIALRRKLLLAFERAEAEPDPARKAAWLSFAVVGGGPTGVELAGTLAEIARHTLRNEFRHIDPASAKVRLVEAGPRVLSTFPEVLSLKARRQLEKLGVEVLTGTPVSDINGDGFQLGNQFVPARTVVWAAGVAASPLARTLEVPLDRAGRVPVQPDLTIEGHPEIFVAGDLAALSQADGRPVPGVAPAAKQMGKHVAAIIRARLDDKPAPVAFKYQDFGNLATIGRMAAIVHLGKLQLSGVLAWWFWLAAHVFFLIGFRNRIVVLLNWAVAYWSYQRSARIIFGDDREDRRPKLPSDTSPPP; translated from the coding sequence ATGACCCGCGATACCCTGCCCCACCTGGTGATCATCGGTGGAGGCTTCGCCGGCCTCTGGGCCACCCGGGCATTGGCCAGCGCGCGCGTGCGCATCACCCTGGTAGACCGTCGCAACCACCATCTGTTCCAGCCGCTGCTGTACCAGGTGGCCACCGCCGGGCTGTCGGCACCGGATATCGCCGCGCCCCTGCGCCACATCCTGGGCGACCAACGCAACGTGGAAGTGCGCCTGGGCGAAGTGACCTCGATCGACAAGCAGGCCCGGCAGATCACCCTCGCCGATGGCAGCGCGCTGGGCTATGACACGCTGATGCTGTGCACGGGCGCCACCCACGCCTACTTCGGCCACGACGAATGGGCCGCCGATGCGCCCGGGCTGAAGACCCTGGACGATGCCATCGCACTCCGCCGCAAGCTGCTGCTCGCCTTCGAGCGCGCCGAGGCCGAGCCCGATCCGGCCCGCAAGGCCGCCTGGCTCAGCTTTGCGGTGGTCGGTGGCGGCCCCACCGGGGTGGAACTGGCCGGCACCCTGGCCGAGATCGCCCGGCACACGCTGCGCAACGAATTCCGCCACATCGACCCGGCCAGCGCCAAGGTGCGCCTGGTGGAAGCCGGCCCGCGCGTGCTGTCGACCTTCCCCGAGGTGCTGTCGTTGAAGGCGCGCCGCCAGCTGGAAAAACTGGGCGTGGAAGTGCTCACCGGTACGCCGGTCAGTGACATCAACGGCGACGGCTTCCAGCTGGGCAACCAGTTCGTGCCGGCGCGCACCGTGGTGTGGGCCGCCGGCGTGGCCGCCTCGCCGCTGGCACGCACGCTCGAGGTGCCGCTGGACCGCGCCGGCCGCGTGCCGGTACAGCCCGACCTGACCATCGAAGGCCACCCGGAGATCTTCGTTGCCGGCGACCTGGCCGCGCTCAGCCAGGCCGACGGCCGGCCGGTGCCCGGCGTGGCACCGGCGGCCAAGCAGATGGGCAAGCATGTGGCGGCGATCATCCGCGCGCGGTTGGACGACAAACCGGCGCCGGTCGCGTTCAAGTACCAGGACTTCGGCAACCTGGCCACGATCGGGCGCATGGCGGCCATCGTGCACCTGGGCAAGCTGCAGTTGTCCGGCGTGCTGGCCTGGTGGTTCTGGCTGGCCGCGCACGTGTTCTTCCTGATCGGCTTCCGCAACCGCATCGTGGTGCTGCTCAACTGGGCGGTGGCGTATTGGAGCTACCAGCGCAGTGCGCGGATCATCTTCGGGGATGACCGTGAGGACCGCAGGCCGAAGCTGCCCAGCGACACCTCGCCGCCGCCCTGA
- a CDS encoding NYN domain-containing protein → MTEPEKRIALLIDADNAPSSKIDVVLAEVARYGVANVRRAYGNWKSPALKGWESVLHAYAIRPIQQFAYSRGKNASDMAMVIDGMDLLYARNLDGFAIVSSDADFTPLVMRLLTDGVKVYGFGEKKTPEPFVNACSKFTYLEALGQDLAADPEVEHGNEETRPRKSGPELRSDTRLVQMLRSAVASAEADDGWSHLGPVGSQIGNQASFDSRNYGYGKLSELLAATGLFEMKKDGKSTYVRALPKKGAAKAAK, encoded by the coding sequence ATGACCGAACCGGAAAAGCGCATCGCCCTGCTGATCGATGCCGACAACGCGCCGTCGTCGAAGATCGACGTGGTGCTGGCCGAGGTGGCGCGCTATGGCGTGGCCAACGTGCGCCGTGCCTATGGCAACTGGAAGAGCCCGGCGCTGAAAGGCTGGGAATCGGTGCTGCATGCCTACGCGATCCGCCCGATCCAGCAGTTCGCCTACAGCCGGGGCAAGAACGCCTCGGACATGGCCATGGTCATCGATGGCATGGACCTGCTGTACGCACGCAACCTGGATGGGTTTGCGATCGTATCCAGCGATGCCGACTTCACCCCGCTGGTGATGCGCCTGCTTACCGACGGGGTCAAGGTGTACGGATTCGGAGAGAAGAAAACCCCCGAGCCCTTCGTCAATGCCTGCTCCAAGTTCACCTACCTGGAAGCGCTGGGACAGGACCTGGCCGCCGACCCCGAGGTGGAGCACGGCAACGAGGAAACCCGGCCGCGCAAGAGTGGCCCCGAGCTGCGCAGCGACACCCGTCTGGTGCAGATGCTGCGCAGCGCGGTGGCCTCGGCCGAAGCCGACGATGGCTGGTCGCACCTGGGCCCGGTGGGCAGCCAGATCGGCAACCAGGCTTCGTTCGATTCGCGCAACTACGGCTACGGCAAGCTCAGTGAACTGCTGGCCGCCACCGGCTTGTTCGAGATGAAGAAGGACGGCAAATCCACCTACGTGCGCGCGCTGCCGAAGAAGGGCGCGGCCAAGGCGGCCAAGTGA
- a CDS encoding glutathione S-transferase family protein, translated as MLKIWGRHNSSNVRKVLWCAEEIAVPYESIQVGGAFGGTQSPEYRAMNPNGLVPLIEDHGLPLWESNTIVRYLAARYALGTLYPEDVVARAQSEKWMDWTTSAFSGVFRDLFWGTLRTAPADRDEARIATALVRSGDLLAMADDALSRQPWLSGDDFAMGDIPLGAFIYAWFEMPIQRPQLPHLAAWYERLKQRPAYQRGVMTALT; from the coding sequence ATGCTGAAGATCTGGGGCCGCCACAATTCGAGCAACGTGCGCAAAGTCCTCTGGTGTGCCGAGGAAATCGCCGTGCCCTACGAGTCGATCCAGGTCGGCGGTGCGTTTGGCGGCACCCAGTCGCCGGAGTACCGGGCGATGAATCCCAACGGCCTGGTCCCGTTGATCGAAGACCATGGCCTGCCGCTGTGGGAATCCAACACCATCGTGCGTTACCTGGCCGCGCGCTATGCGCTGGGCACGCTGTACCCCGAAGACGTGGTGGCGCGCGCGCAGTCGGAGAAGTGGATGGACTGGACCACCTCCGCCTTCTCCGGCGTATTCCGCGACCTGTTCTGGGGCACCCTGCGTACCGCCCCGGCCGACCGCGATGAAGCGCGCATCGCTACCGCGCTGGTGCGCTCGGGCGACCTGCTGGCCATGGCTGACGACGCGTTGTCGCGGCAGCCGTGGCTGTCCGGCGATGACTTCGCCATGGGCGATATCCCGCTGGGCGCCTTCATCTATGCCTGGTTCGAAATGCCGATCCAGCGCCCGCAGTTGCCGCACCTGGCGGCCTGGTACGAGCGCCTCAAGCAGCGCCCGGCGTACCAGCGCGGCGTCATGACCGCGTTGACCTGA